The Pseudomonas benzenivorans region GGGTGTCCAGGGACAGGTTGAGGCGGCGGATGCCGCACTCCACCAGCAGCGGCAACTTGCGCGAGAGCAGCTGGCCGTTGCTGGTCAGGCTGATATCGTTCAGCCCCAACTGGCCGACGCCACGCAGGAAGGTCTCCAGCTTGGGGCTGACCAGCGGCTCACCGCCGGTAACGCGCAATCGCTCGATGCCGGCCGCCTCGATCAGATAGGCCACGCCACGCACCATGGCGTCGGCGGACAACTCGTCCTGCGCCGCCACCAGGCGTTTGCCGTCCGGTACACAGTAGGTGCAGGCGTAATTGCAGGCCGCGGTCAGGCTGACCCGCAGGTTGCGAAAGCGTCTGCCTTGGCGATCAACGATCATGGAGGGCTCCGGCGATTGATAGCCCGAGTATATCGCCGGTGGGAGGGCGGCACATGCGCCGCGCACGCTATTGACCGGCTGAATAACGTCACCCGGTCGGTGTTTCACCGTCGCGCTTGCGCTTGTTGCCCATGCGCACGCCGATATCCATGAGGAACTGGAAGAAGCCCTCCTGGTCCTCCAGCACATTGCTCCAGAATGGCGAGTGGTACAGCGCCACCGCGCCATGCACCAGAGCCCAGGCGGCGCAGTAGTGGAAGTAAGGCGGCACGTCTTCCAGCTTGCCTTCGGCGATGCGCCCCTTGATCAGCTGGGTCAGGCGCTCGAAGTTGGAGGCGCGGATCTTGTGCAGCTGCTCGACCATCTCGGGCACCTGATTGCCCTTGACCACCTTCTCCTCCAGCCGGTCGAACAGGCGATAGCGCTGTGGATCGCGCATGCGGAACTCGAAGTAGGCGCGCGACAACGCCTCCTTGTCACGGTCCACGTCGGCCGAGTGAAACAGCTCGTTCAGGTCGCGCTCGTAATCGAGCATCAGGCGCAGGTAGATCTCCGCCTTGGACTTGAAGTGCTTGTAGATGGTGCCTTTGCCGATACCGACCGCGTCGGCAATCATCTCGACGGTCACGCTGTCTTCGCCCTGCTCGAGGAACAATTTCAACGCGGTATCGAGAATTTCCTGTTCGCGGCGGCGAAACTCACGGACCTTACGGGGTTCTTTCTGCATAAAAGGACTAAGAGGTCAAAAATCGAAGCGGGCTATTATGCCTATCTAGCGTCAAATTGCACGGATCATCCGACCATGTACGGCATTCACGATGAGTTTCCCCAGGTCGCCGGCTTGCGCTACCTGAACCACGCGGCAGTCGCACCCTGGCCGCAACGCGCGGTTGTGGCCGTCAGCCGCT contains the following coding sequences:
- a CDS encoding TetR/AcrR family transcriptional regulator; the encoded protein is MQKEPRKVREFRRREQEILDTALKLFLEQGEDSVTVEMIADAVGIGKGTIYKHFKSKAEIYLRLMLDYERDLNELFHSADVDRDKEALSRAYFEFRMRDPQRYRLFDRLEEKVVKGNQVPEMVEQLHKIRASNFERLTQLIKGRIAEGKLEDVPPYFHYCAAWALVHGAVALYHSPFWSNVLEDQEGFFQFLMDIGVRMGNKRKRDGETPTG